In a single window of the Paenibacillus sp. MMS20-IR301 genome:
- a CDS encoding glycosyltransferase family 2 protein: MDCIRSVYDSETSYSYEIILVDNNSHDNSVEMISKEYPDVLLIANSENVGFAKGNNQGMEAASGRYVLLLNSDTVVRKDTLETMTRFMDSRPDVGASGCKVILPDGALDKACRRGFPTPSASFYYAFGFSKLFPDRPRFNGYQLGYLDPDDEYPVDALVGAFMLLRRETIEQVGGLDENFFMYGEDLDWCYRIKEAGWEIYYYPRTSIVHLKGGSARRRPFKIVYEFHRAMILFHRKHYSKRYGSMINGVVYAGVGVKFALSLLRNALINPRKVPTPAQSLTVSGEAGIRNESNAEVRL; encoded by the coding sequence ATGGATTGTATCAGGTCGGTCTATGATTCAGAGACAAGTTACTCCTATGAAATTATTTTAGTAGACAATAACTCCCATGATAACTCAGTAGAGATGATCAGCAAGGAATATCCGGATGTGCTGCTGATTGCCAATTCGGAGAATGTAGGGTTTGCCAAGGGCAATAATCAAGGAATGGAAGCTGCTTCCGGGCGGTATGTGCTGCTGCTGAATTCCGATACGGTAGTTCGTAAGGACACACTGGAGACGATGACCAGGTTTATGGACAGCCGGCCGGATGTCGGTGCTTCAGGCTGCAAAGTGATTCTGCCGGACGGGGCGCTGGATAAGGCATGCCGAAGAGGTTTTCCGACTCCGTCAGCCTCCTTTTATTACGCATTTGGCTTCAGCAAGCTGTTCCCGGACCGTCCGCGCTTCAATGGGTATCAGCTGGGCTATCTGGACCCGGATGATGAATATCCGGTAGATGCCCTGGTCGGGGCGTTCATGCTGCTGCGGCGGGAGACGATTGAGCAGGTCGGGGGTCTGGATGAGAACTTCTTCATGTATGGCGAGGATCTGGACTGGTGTTACCGGATCAAGGAAGCCGGCTGGGAGATTTATTATTATCCGCGGACGTCAATTGTGCACCTGAAAGGCGGCAGCGCGCGGCGCAGACCGTTCAAGATTGTGTATGAATTCCACCGGGCAATGATTTTATTCCACAGGAAGCATTATAGCAAGCGGTATGGCAGTATGATAAATGGAGTGGTATATGCGGGAGTCGGCGTGAAGTTCGCCCTGTCCCTGCTGCGCAATGCCCTGATTAACCCTCGTAAGGTACCAACACCAGCGCAGAGTCTGACTGTCTCCGGAGAAGCCGGAATACGTAATGAATCAAATGCTGAGGTGAGATTATGA
- a CDS encoding undecaprenyl-phosphate glucose phosphotransferase: MIRRNQKFLTQLYMVADFLVIQIAFLAAWWLKFKSGLLESYRTLPVESYAYWSIIYAAIAVLIGILLSLYQPKRKKRFIDEFVKIFQVHVMAIFILLGVMFFLKEIDVSRQYLAIYMGFNILSIMLYRYVLKKMLKSLREKGFNRQFVLILGAGTLGKRFYNNLEQYPELGYEAIGFLDDYHAWDGIEEKRYKPILGTVDQLEGMLEMLPVDEVILALPLDAHSKYPSIIATCEKAGVRTLIIPDFFDYLPARPYFDNFAGMPMINVRDIPLDMAGNKMAKRVFDLIFSLFAIIMLSPVMLIVALGVRLTSPGPVIFKQERVGLNRRNFMMYKFRSMKMQTEAGVDTGWSTPEDPRRTKFGTFIRRTSLDELPQFFNVLFGQMSVVGPRPERPYYVEQFRGEIPKYMVKHHVRPGITGWAQSNGLRGDTSIEERIKHDIFYIENWSLLFDIRIIAKTIRNGFKNAY, encoded by the coding sequence ATGATTCGCCGTAATCAGAAGTTTTTGACCCAACTATATATGGTTGCTGATTTTCTGGTCATTCAGATTGCCTTCCTGGCGGCCTGGTGGCTGAAGTTCAAGAGCGGTTTGCTCGAGTCGTACAGAACTCTGCCTGTAGAGTCGTATGCTTACTGGAGCATTATTTACGCTGCAATTGCTGTACTGATCGGGATCCTGCTGTCGTTGTATCAGCCTAAGCGCAAGAAACGTTTTATTGATGAGTTTGTCAAAATATTTCAGGTTCACGTGATGGCGATTTTTATCCTGCTCGGCGTGATGTTCTTCCTGAAGGAAATTGATGTATCCCGGCAATATCTGGCTATCTACATGGGCTTTAATATTCTGTCCATTATGCTCTATCGTTATGTGCTGAAGAAGATGCTGAAGTCGCTGCGTGAGAAGGGCTTTAACCGCCAGTTTGTACTGATTCTCGGCGCAGGTACGCTGGGTAAAAGATTCTACAATAACCTGGAGCAATACCCTGAGCTGGGTTATGAGGCGATCGGCTTCCTGGATGATTACCATGCATGGGACGGCATTGAGGAGAAGCGCTACAAGCCGATACTCGGAACGGTGGATCAACTGGAGGGTATGCTGGAGATGCTTCCGGTCGATGAGGTGATCCTGGCGCTGCCGCTGGATGCCCACTCGAAGTATCCGTCTATCATCGCGACTTGTGAAAAGGCAGGAGTTCGTACGCTGATTATTCCCGATTTCTTCGACTACCTGCCGGCCCGTCCTTACTTTGACAACTTTGCCGGAATGCCGATGATTAATGTGCGCGATATTCCGCTGGATATGGCGGGGAACAAGATGGCCAAGCGGGTATTTGATCTCATTTTCTCGCTGTTCGCTATTATTATGCTGTCACCTGTTATGCTGATAGTAGCGCTGGGTGTGCGTCTGACATCACCGGGGCCGGTTATTTTCAAGCAGGAGCGGGTTGGCCTGAACCGCCGTAACTTCATGATGTACAAGTTCCGTTCGATGAAGATGCAGACGGAGGCTGGAGTAGACACGGGCTGGAGTACACCTGAAGATCCGCGCCGGACTAAGTTCGGAACCTTTATCCGCCGTACAAGTCTGGATGAGCTGCCGCAGTTCTTCAATGTGCTGTTTGGACAGATGAGCGTGGTCGGTCCCCGTCCAGAGCGTCCGTATTATGTAGAACAGTTCCGCGGTGAGATTCCGAAGTATATGGTCAAGCATCATGTGCGTCCGGGAATTACCGGCTGGGCACAGAGCAACGGGCTGCGCGGCGATACGTCGATTGAAGAGCGGATTAAGCATGATATTTTCTACATCGAGAACTGGTCGCTGCTGTTCGACATCCGGATCATCGCCAAGACCATCCGCAACGGCTTCAAGAATGCTTATTAA